GCTGTGCACATCGAACTTGTTGAATCAATGTCCACATCCAGCGTCATTAATGCATTGAGAAGATTTTTCTCTATTCGTGGACCTGCAAAACTTCTCCGCTCAGACGGAGGTACTAATTTTATTGGTGCCTGTAAAGAATTGAGTATTGATCACAGGGATGCTACGCTGAACAGTTACCTTCAGGAAAAAGGCTGTACATGGCAATTTAATCCCCCATATTCCTCACATATGGGTGGTTCATGGGAAAGACTTATTGGTGTTGCAAGACGAATCTTGGATGCAATGCTTATTCAGTCTGCACATACTCGAGTCACACATGGTGACTCGAGTATGTAGTACTGAGTACCTTAATGGCTGAGGTGATGGCAATAATGAATGCAAGACCATTGGTGTCATTGTCTACAGACCCCGACATGCCAACTGTCCTTACACCAGCAATGATCTTGACTCAGAAGACGAGTGCTCTATCAGCACCCTCCGGCACCTTTAACCCAACAGAGCTCCAcacaaaacaatggaaacagGTTCAGTGTCTTGCAGACGCCTTTTGGAAGAGATGGAGGGGGGAATACCTTGCCACTCTTCAGAATCGAAGAAAATGGACAGAGGACAAGCCCAACATCAAAGTTGGAGACGTTGTTTTGCTCAAGGATCACCAAGCTCACAGGAACAACTGGCCTGTAGGACTTGTTATTAAGACATTCCCCAGCAAAGGCAACAAGGTTCACAAGGCAGAAGTAAGGACAGGAAAAGAAGGGAGTGTGAAAGTGTTTCTGAGACCGATATCAGAGATGGTTGTCCTTTTGTCTGAGGGACAATAGAAAATGGACAAtttacatgttaatgtttgtatCTCATTCATTGTCTGTTAGTGGTACAATAGTATTGTGCCAGGCGGGGAGTATTCTGCCCTTTGTTTGAGTGCAAGTAGTTTTTTGTGTTCTGCAGTGCCCCCTCCTGATCATTCAACAGAAGTAGTTACAAAACAGGAAGTTTCCTCCAGAGCTAACCAGACAGAGTAGAGAGCTCATGTGTCTGCTGCAGctatttattttcaacattgttGCCTTGGACACTATTTGTCTATTATGTGTTAGCGATTTCTTTACACTATATGCATCATATATttgctgtgtatttgttttgagGTGACTAAATTGGTGACTAGCATAGCTGCAACCTGTTAGCTGACCTGTTTTGCTTAGTGACacagcatttttatttcttacataGTTATGTCAGTGTAATGAATATTGTTCAGATTCTGatttctgtttgcatttgtgctttgtcgcagttttacagtaaatgtggatcttcatgcaaaaacatgcaAGAAAAGTTACGCCTTGTGTTTATTGGAGGACTGCAGACTGTTGGCTAACTGTCTAGCTTTGGATAAAGACTACTCATTGCGAGGACAGTATACTTATCTTATTTCTTGTGCTTTAGTTTAATTTGTTAAATTGtactgacttcttttttttctaaattcaattttttttttttttgcaacctGGTGCACGGTTATATGTTCCCCCTCCTTATGTGCCTGCATTAATTCTCTGCCTCTGCCTGTAGGAGCTGTGGGCCTAGGCCGGGCCGATGAGATCTTTTCATCTGCATGGTACAGAGTGGTTTGGGTTTTTGAGAACACATGtgggtgttttatttatttgctttctccCCTTCTCTCGTCTAGTTTCCCCTGTGATTGAGACCCCCCCTTGCTCCTGGTAGTATCAGGCAATTAACGCTAGTAGGCCATTGGGATTGTGCAATAATTTTTACtataatacattttgatatttgtgtaaaagattgaatgtttttttaatatacttgCATTTactgttaataaatattttaaattatgagttattattgtgcacaacttcaacatgaaattattcgtCCAGTGACATAACTCATAAGAATAGGTATAATAATAGGGAAAAAGTACTCCTCGTTGACCACACAAGAGAGGTCAATcagaattatgattgttattaatcttaattatgattttgcaagggtataggtcttttaaggttaagtgactgagatgcaagcacaaacaaacactgacaagttcactttagttacatacacatttattactaatactacagctacaagtattgaacactacaacattttacagacaagacacaagagggagaggaaacTGGTACAAAAggctatggctagtgaatgattcaaatgcatgatgcagagttatctattgtgtagttggtatgagagacctgataaacagatgagatgactggTACCTGAGAAGCAGCGATTCAAATAAATGATACAACAGCTTAGTTCTGAATTGCcaattgaaattacatttatgaaaGCACCAGGGTTTCAGCAAGTTGATGAAGGTTTTATAGGACTACTTGCTCGCTCCCTGGGTTGTCCTCTTGTGGAGAATGGAGTTCGATGTGCTGgggtgaggagctggagtctggatcttgtAATGATGAGTGAGTCAGCTGGTCCGGAGTTGAAAAGTTCCCATTGGAAGAGAGCTCCTGGTTTATGCTCTCATGCTCTCCTCGGTTTGATCCTCATCTCATGACTCCACATTCTGAGGTTTCACCTCAAAATGCAAGCTTTCAACTGGCATGgcggtgtgtgtatgtgtgtgttctggtaaATGTCTGTGAGTGTCTGTATGTCACTGGGGCATGGCATATTTTGCAGCATGTCTTGTGCCTTATGCTGGTTTCTCCAGTGAACACTTTTTTGGTAGATCATTTAAGGCTTAAAAGTCAGAGCTCACAGTAAGACTAAACTTGGTGCCACCTCGTcactgtgtgtgactggctcttagaggtgagttatgataacTAGTGGTGGGGGTCGTTTATCCAAATGGTACTATTAATTCACACTGCGGTGTGTATTAGTCTTCCCATCTTGCTGGCTCTTGTAGCTTGAAGGATCAAAACTGGTCTGcgtcagtggtctggtttggtgaccaCGCAGGAGATGAGGGGTTCTTTatctgatcctttctgtttgcaggagtTTGTTAGTTGGTCTGGTCAGTGAGGAGTTACAGACTCTCACTTATGTTTTATTGGCCAGCATTCCTCGGGGGTTGAAAAAAGAGctggtctgttgtttgaggCTTGTGCTGTCTGCCTTTGAAACATGCAGGGACTTAACCCTTCATTATTATCTAGTGGGTTTAATattccatcttatgttacatgGGTGCTGAGGTCAGTGGTAGGTAGGTTTGAGAAAAAAGACTGTGGTGTGTATTTTTAACCCCCACAGCGCCagtaagggtttttttttccagggcaGCTTCGGGTTGTGTCTGACACAGATAAGACCAACAGTGAGGTTAAACCTGTGGGAAGATATTCTGGGCtaagctgaaagaggcttattttgGTTAATCAAGACTggtagtgagtgtgtgtccgttgggaaaagggaggttCTGTTTGCTTATGGCTACAGAGACCTAGGCACACTTAATGACTTTTTTGATGCAaagcacttggtgcatgtaatttcttttgttgtaaaa
The DNA window shown above is from Thunnus maccoyii chromosome 2, fThuMac1.1, whole genome shotgun sequence and carries:
- the LOC121906922 gene encoding LOW QUALITY PROTEIN: uncharacterized protein LOC121906922 (The sequence of the model RefSeq protein was modified relative to this genomic sequence to represent the inferred CDS: deleted 2 bases in 1 codon; substituted 1 base at 1 genomic stop codon) yields the protein MADLPADRLSPMPPFTNVGLDVFGPWTVLTRRTRGGSADSKRWAVLFTCMSTRAVHIELVESMSTSSVINALRRFFSIRGPAKLLRSDGGTNFIGACKELSIDHRDATLNSYLQEKGCTWQFNPPYSSHMGGSWERLIGVARRILDAMLIQSAHTRVTHXLEYVVLSTLMAEVMAIMNARPLVSLSTDPDMPTVLTPAMILTQKTSALSAPSGTFNPTELHTKQWKQVQCLADAFWKRWRGEYLATLQNRRKWTEDKPNIKVGDVVLLKDHQAHRNNWPVGLVIKTFPSKGNKVHKAEVRTGKEGSVKVFLRPISEMVVLLSEGQ